A portion of the Anas platyrhynchos isolate ZD024472 breed Pekin duck chromosome 26, IASCAAS_PekinDuck_T2T, whole genome shotgun sequence genome contains these proteins:
- the LOC119713892 gene encoding LOW QUALITY PROTEIN: nuclear receptor subfamily 2 group F member 5-like (The sequence of the model RefSeq protein was modified relative to this genomic sequence to represent the inferred CDS: inserted 1 base in 1 codon) — MALAAGPWPEPPPPAPCAPEAVAAAAAAGAAAADCLVCGDKASGKHYGQFTCEGCKSFFKRSVRRNLSYSCRGGRDCPVDQHHRNQCQYCRLRKCXRVGMRREAVQRGRMAHSQSSPGQYPLAPGDPYGGHGYLSGFISLLLRAEPYPPARYGAQCLQPSSVVGIESICELAARLLFSAIEWAKAIPFFPDLQLSDQVALLRLGWSELFVLNAAQSALPLHAAPLLAAAGLHAAPMAAERVVAFMDHIRVFQEQVEKLKALHVDAAEYACLKAVALFSPDAVGLSDLGHVESVQEKSQCALEEYVRSQHPSQPGRFGRLLLRLPSLRSVSAPVIEQLFFVRLVGKTPIETLIRDMLLAGSTFSWPYIPMQ, encoded by the exons ATGGCCctggcggcggggccgtggcCGGAGCCTCCCCCACCAGCTCCGTGCGCCCCggaggcggtggcggcggcggcagcggcggg GGCGGCGGCTGCGGATTGCTTGGTGTGCGGGGACAAGGCGAGCGGCAAGCACTACGGGCAGTTCACCTGCGAGGGCTGCAAAAGCTTCTTCAAGCGCTCGGTGCGCCGCAACCTCTCCTACAGCTGCCGGGGGGGGCGAGACTGCCCCGTGGACCAGCACCACCGCAACCAGTGCCAGTACTGCCGGCTCCGAAAGT CTCGGGTCGGCATGAGGAGGGAAG ccGTACAGCGGGGCCGCATGGCTCACTCCCAGAGCAGCCCGGGCCAGTACCCGCTGGCCCCGGGGGACCCTTACGGCGGCCACGGCTACCTGAGCGGCTTCATCTCCCTGCTCCTCCGCGCCGAGCCCTATCCCCCAGCCCGCTACGGCGCCCAGTGCCTGCAACCCAGCAGCGTGGTGGGCATCGAGAGCATCTGCGAGCTGGCCGCCCGCCTCCTCTTCAGCGCCATCGAGTGGGCCAAGGCCATCCCCTTCTTCCCGGACTTGCAGCTCTCCGACCAGGTGGCCCTGCTCCGCCTGGGTTGGAGCGAGCTCTTCGTCCTCAACGCGGCGCAGAGCGCCCTGCCCCTGCACGCCGCCCCGCTGCTGGCCGCCGCCGGCCTCCACGCCGCCCCCATGGCCGCCGAGCGCGTGGTGGCCTTCATGGACCACATCCGCGTCTTCCAGGAGCAGGTGGAGAAGCTGAAGGCGCTGCACGTCGACGCCGCCGAGTACGCCTGCCTCAAGGCCGTGGCGCTCTTCTCGCCTG ACGCCGTGGGGCTGTCGGACCTGGGCCACGTGGAGAGCGTGCAGGAGAAGTCTCAGTGCGCCCTGGAGGAGTACGTGCGCAGCCAGCACCCCAGCCAGCCCGGCCGCTTCGGCCGCCTGCTGCTGCGCCTCCCCTCCCTGCGCAGCGTCTCGGCCCCCGTCATCGAGCAGCTCTTCTTCGTGCGCCTGGTGGGCAAGACCCCCATCGAGACCCTCATCCGCGACATGCTGCTGGCCGGATCCACCTTCAGCTGGCCCTACATCCCCATGcagtga